From Bosea sp. NBC_00550, the proteins below share one genomic window:
- a CDS encoding 50S ribosomal protein L11 methyltransferase, with product MREGLLPATVATVFELSTSGEKARALTELLGEIFDPTETAISAFEIEDGVTTLSLNAPWKVEIYFAQHPDEEAVRDLLRPIVGGLVDTTPFTTVNTRDWVAASLDGLKPVRAGRVLVHGAHDRETVRVNDVAIEIEAALAFGTGHHGTTAGCLLALDAEMKKRRPRFGIDVGTGTGILALALAKQIKRKVVAGDIDAVAVEVSAHNARLNHAPRALDLYVAPGLRHAKANRPGRFDLVLANILAGPLRRLAPSIARVLAPQGTLILSGLLAMDVAGVVSAYRHQGVYLASHSLREGWATLVMKKGGAAPRPRRPA from the coding sequence ATGCGCGAAGGCCTCCTGCCAGCGACGGTTGCGACCGTCTTCGAACTCTCCACCTCGGGCGAGAAGGCTCGGGCCCTGACCGAATTGCTCGGCGAGATCTTCGACCCGACCGAGACCGCGATTTCGGCCTTCGAGATCGAGGACGGCGTCACCACGCTCTCGCTGAATGCGCCCTGGAAGGTCGAGATCTACTTCGCCCAGCACCCGGACGAAGAGGCGGTGCGCGACCTGCTCAGGCCGATCGTCGGCGGTCTGGTCGACACGACACCCTTCACCACCGTGAACACGCGCGATTGGGTTGCGGCGAGCCTCGACGGGCTGAAACCCGTGCGCGCCGGCCGCGTCCTCGTCCACGGCGCCCATGACCGGGAGACCGTGCGCGTCAACGACGTCGCGATCGAGATCGAGGCGGCGCTCGCCTTCGGCACCGGCCATCACGGCACCACGGCCGGCTGCCTGCTGGCGCTCGATGCCGAAATGAAGAAGCGCCGGCCCCGTTTCGGCATCGATGTCGGCACCGGCACCGGGATTCTGGCATTGGCGCTCGCCAAGCAGATCAAGCGCAAGGTCGTCGCCGGCGATATCGATGCCGTCGCGGTCGAGGTCTCCGCCCATAATGCCCGGCTCAACCACGCGCCCCGCGCGCTCGATCTCTATGTCGCGCCGGGCCTGCGCCATGCCAAGGCGAACCGGCCGGGCCGTTTCGACCTCGTCCTCGCCAATATCCTGGCCGGGCCGCTGAGGCGTCTCGCGCCCTCGATCGCGCGCGTGCTGGCGCCGCAGGGTACGCTGATCCTGTCCGGGCTGCTCGCCATGGACGTTGCCGGCGTGGTCTCCGCCTATCGGCATCAGGGCGTCTATCTCGCAAGCCACTCGCTGCGCGAAGGCTGGGCGACGCTGGTCATGAAAAAAGGCGGCGCAGCCCCAAGGCCCCGCCGCCCTGCCTGA
- a CDS encoding AzlC family ABC transporter permease, with amino-acid sequence MSTMRDDIRRGLSDIWPAAVAAAPIGLLFGAVAASKGLSPLEVFLMSLMVFAGGAQFAAVELWTTPAPIAALVFSTLLINARHVLMGASLAPKLEGFSRWQKLLGLYYMADENWALAEKRARTHRLTPAYWFAMVVPFVTGWLVNSTLGASIGAVLGDPKRLGADFAFTALFIALVAAFWKGRVTFWTVAAAGIASAVTYRLAGPPWHVAAGALCGLLAAWLAAGADPQPVAKEAEA; translated from the coding sequence ATGTCCACGATGCGCGACGACATCAGGCGCGGCCTGAGCGACATCTGGCCGGCGGCGGTAGCTGCGGCGCCGATCGGCCTGCTCTTCGGCGCGGTCGCCGCCAGCAAGGGGCTGTCGCCGCTCGAAGTCTTCCTGATGAGCCTGATGGTCTTTGCCGGCGGGGCGCAGTTCGCGGCAGTGGAGTTGTGGACGACACCGGCGCCTATCGCCGCGCTGGTTTTCTCGACGCTGCTGATCAATGCCCGCCATGTGCTGATGGGCGCCTCGCTCGCGCCCAAGCTCGAGGGCTTCAGCCGCTGGCAGAAGTTGCTCGGCCTCTACTACATGGCCGATGAGAACTGGGCTCTGGCCGAGAAGCGCGCCCGCACGCATCGGCTCACGCCGGCCTACTGGTTCGCGATGGTCGTTCCCTTCGTCACCGGCTGGCTGGTGAACTCGACGCTGGGCGCGAGCATCGGCGCCGTGCTGGGCGATCCGAAGCGGCTCGGCGCCGATTTTGCCTTCACGGCGCTGTTCATCGCGCTGGTCGCAGCCTTCTGGAAGGGGCGGGTGACGTTCTGGACGGTGGCGGCCGCCGGCATCGCCTCGGCGGTTACCTATCGCCTGGCCGGGCCGCCCTGGCATGTCGCGGCAGGTGCGTTGTGCGGGCTGCTGGCGGCGTGGCTCGCCGCAGGCGCCGATCCGCAGCCCGTGGCGAAGGAGGCCGAGGCGTGA
- a CDS encoding MFS transporter: MSDSLSATALDLDDVRDDAREKPAWAAVVSLTFGVFGLVTAEFLPASLLTPMAADIGVSVGAAGQAVTATAVVGAIAGLAAAIVTRGIDRRIVIWSLTSLLIFSSALAAVATTLPTLLVARVLLGIGLGAFWSMVAAIAMRLVPPSAMPKAMSLIFTGVSIATVSAAPIGAYVGNLLGWRVVFWIAALIGVATLVIQMAVLPRLPARGSPDIRTLFRLLGRPSIALVLAGIVVVISGHFAGFTYVRPFLEQIPQLSVEAISLVLLAYGVGGFFGNLVGGAITARSAKASVIFGALTIALMGLGLLLVGSSPVASAVAVGLWGFAFGALPVGFQTWLVRVAPEEEAESAGGLLVAAFQVAIASGAIFGGLLVDGFGTLGVMAYAMVATLVGGLGVLALGSKSPERVGAGSASHAI, from the coding sequence ATGTCAGATTCCCTGTCTGCAACTGCACTCGACCTCGATGACGTCCGCGACGACGCGCGCGAAAAGCCTGCCTGGGCCGCCGTCGTCTCGCTGACCTTCGGCGTTTTCGGCCTCGTCACCGCCGAATTCCTGCCCGCCAGCCTGTTGACGCCGATGGCCGCCGATATCGGCGTCTCGGTCGGAGCGGCCGGACAAGCGGTGACCGCGACGGCGGTCGTGGGTGCCATCGCCGGCCTCGCCGCGGCGATCGTGACCCGCGGCATCGACCGTCGCATCGTGATCTGGTCGCTGACCAGCCTGCTGATCTTCTCAAGCGCGCTCGCCGCCGTCGCCACCACTCTCCCGACGCTGCTCGTCGCCCGCGTCCTGCTCGGCATCGGGCTCGGCGCCTTCTGGTCGATGGTGGCGGCGATCGCGATGCGGCTGGTGCCGCCGAGCGCCATGCCCAAGGCGATGTCGCTGATCTTCACCGGCGTCTCCATCGCCACGGTGAGCGCCGCGCCGATCGGCGCCTATGTCGGCAACCTGCTGGGCTGGCGCGTCGTCTTCTGGATCGCGGCTCTCATCGGCGTCGCGACGCTCGTCATCCAGATGGCCGTGCTGCCGCGCCTGCCGGCACGCGGCTCGCCCGATATCCGTACGCTCTTCCGGTTGCTCGGCCGGCCGAGCATCGCGCTGGTCCTGGCGGGCATTGTCGTCGTGATCTCCGGGCATTTCGCCGGGTTCACCTATGTCCGGCCGTTCCTGGAGCAGATCCCGCAGCTTTCGGTCGAGGCGATCTCGCTCGTCCTGCTGGCCTATGGCGTCGGCGGCTTCTTCGGCAACCTGGTCGGCGGCGCCATCACCGCCCGCAGCGCCAAGGCATCCGTGATCTTCGGTGCGCTGACGATTGCGCTGATGGGCCTGGGCCTGCTGCTGGTCGGTTCTTCGCCGGTGGCTTCCGCCGTCGCCGTCGGGCTCTGGGGCTTCGCCTTTGGTGCGCTGCCGGTAGGGTTCCAGACCTGGCTGGTGCGCGTCGCGCCGGAAGAGGAGGCCGAGTCGGCCGGTGGCCTGCTCGTCGCCGCCTTCCAGGTCGCGATCGCCAGCGGCGCGATCTTCGGTGGGCTTCTGGTCGACGGCTTCGGGACGCTCGGCGTGATGGCCTATGCCATGGTCGCGACGTTGGTCGGCGGGCTCGGCGTGCTGGCGCTGGGATCGAAGAGCCCCGAGCGGGTCGGAGCCGGCAGCGCCTCCCACGCCATCTAA
- a CDS encoding tyrosine-type recombinase/integrase, with translation MPRARLTKSIIDALPTPSRELVYWDETLPGFGVKVTPAGRKVFIVLYRTGGAGSALRKYTIGPHGRVTLHLARGEAHKVLSARREGRDPAAEKGEARRRLSSDRVEDVVKLFVQQHASKRRSGREIERLLRRDMVERWGARSIHSITKRDVVACLGEVVDRGAPIGANKLLRVMRTLFNWCIGKALLERSPCDSIPAPSRVISRDRVLSDAELAQVLMAARQTGGPYGAIVELLALTAQRREEVARMGWDEIDLEAGTWTLPAGRTKNGRPHLVHLTEPAAALIRRMPRLGDCVFITSGAAPFNNFSKAKRELDGLSGIVGWRLHDLRRTAVSGMARLGIAPHVADKILNHTSGTISGVAAVYQRHEFMAERRDALERWGQHVAELLAAQPSSTARLSGRLEPVPGEMR, from the coding sequence ATGCCACGGGCACGCCTGACCAAGTCCATCATTGACGCCCTGCCGACGCCGTCCCGCGAGCTGGTCTATTGGGACGAGACGCTGCCAGGCTTCGGCGTCAAGGTGACCCCCGCCGGGCGAAAGGTCTTCATCGTCCTCTACCGGACCGGCGGGGCCGGGTCGGCCTTGCGCAAATATACCATCGGGCCCCATGGCCGCGTCACGTTGCATCTGGCTCGGGGTGAAGCGCACAAGGTGCTCAGCGCGCGGCGGGAGGGGCGCGACCCGGCTGCAGAGAAGGGCGAAGCGCGGCGCAGGCTGTCGAGCGATCGGGTCGAGGACGTCGTGAAACTGTTTGTCCAGCAGCATGCCTCCAAGCGCCGGTCAGGGCGGGAGATCGAGCGGCTGCTCCGCCGGGATATGGTCGAGCGCTGGGGCGCGCGCAGCATCCATTCCATCACCAAACGGGACGTGGTGGCCTGCCTGGGCGAGGTCGTCGACCGGGGAGCCCCGATCGGGGCCAACAAGCTCCTCAGGGTCATGCGCACCTTGTTCAACTGGTGCATCGGCAAGGCGCTGCTCGAGCGGTCGCCCTGCGATAGCATCCCGGCGCCCAGTCGCGTGATCTCGCGCGATCGCGTGCTGTCCGACGCAGAACTGGCACAGGTGCTGATGGCAGCCCGTCAGACGGGCGGCCCCTACGGCGCTATCGTGGAGCTGCTGGCCCTGACGGCCCAGCGCCGCGAGGAAGTCGCCCGGATGGGCTGGGACGAGATCGACCTTGAGGCGGGGACCTGGACGCTTCCCGCCGGGCGAACCAAGAACGGCCGGCCCCACCTGGTCCATCTCACGGAGCCCGCGGCCGCGCTGATCCGGCGCATGCCCCGGCTTGGCGACTGCGTCTTCATCACGAGCGGCGCTGCCCCCTTCAATAACTTCTCCAAGGCGAAACGGGAGCTGGACGGACTATCCGGGATTGTTGGCTGGCGCTTGCATGATCTGAGGCGGACGGCCGTTTCAGGCATGGCCCGGCTCGGAATAGCTCCTCACGTAGCCGACAAGATCCTCAATCATACGTCCGGCACCATTTCCGGCGTCGCGGCAGTCTACCAGCGCCACGAGTTCATGGCGGAGCGACGCGATGCGCTCGAGCGCTGGGGCCAGCACGTTGCGGAGCTGTTGGCAGCGCAGCCAAGCTCGACAGCACGTCTTTCAGGCCGCCTGGAGCCAGTGCCCGGAGAGATGCGATGA
- a CDS encoding AzlD family protein, with amino-acid sequence MSVDPINLLAFLGMAIVTYATRVAGLALAGRLSLSPRAQAAFDAIPPAVLIAVIAPSALATGWAETAAAAVTALAATRLPLLGVVAVGVVAVVAFRMVM; translated from the coding sequence GTGAGCGTCGATCCGATCAACCTCCTCGCCTTCCTCGGCATGGCGATCGTGACCTATGCGACGCGCGTCGCAGGGCTCGCGCTTGCCGGGCGCCTCAGCCTGTCGCCAAGGGCGCAGGCGGCGTTCGACGCGATCCCGCCGGCCGTGCTGATCGCGGTGATCGCGCCGAGCGCGCTCGCGACGGGCTGGGCCGAGACGGCTGCGGCGGCGGTGACGGCTCTGGCCGCGACACGTCTGCCGCTGCTGGGCGTGGTGGCCGTGGGTGTCGTGGCCGTGGTGGCGTTCCGAATGGTGATGTGA
- a CDS encoding aminopeptidase P family protein — protein MTESTLPTCRFQSFSEPRDPAEVAGRVAALRGALASQGLAGFVIPRADEHQGEYVPGHMARLAWLTGFTGSAGSAVVLADKAALIVDGRYTIQSAAQTDTKIVTPVRMEETPLERWIEQNLPAGGKLGYDPWLHTVDGVAKLEKAAAAAGGSLVAVSANPVDALWSDRPAPPAAPVKAHPAAYAGEDTASKLDRIRKALAEAKVDALVVSDPHALAWVFNIRGGDVEHTPLPLGYAIVPREGRPTVFLAPEKITNEAGDAIGAVGEIAPPAQLENQLKTLGAAKAKVRLDATTAAAALATLIRDAGGTPDAGTDPIALMKARKNAAELAGTRAAHLRDGAAMTNYLSWLASEAPKGKLTEIDAVAALETERLKTGLLKDVSFTTIAGAGPNAALPHYRVSEATNRRLEPGIFLVDSGAQYEDGTTDITRTIVIGEPTAEMRDRYTRVLKGHVAISRLVFVKGTSGAQLDAFARLPLWQGGFDFDHGTGHGVGSYLSVHEGPQRLSKLGTTPLEPGMILSNEPGYYKQGEYGIRIENLIVVEERQIPGAERTIYGFETITWSPYERALIEPSLLDAGEIAWIDAYHATVWEKLSPLVEGEAKAWLEKACRPL, from the coding sequence ATGACCGAATCGACCCTGCCGACCTGCCGCTTCCAGTCCTTCTCTGAACCCAGGGATCCCGCCGAGGTCGCCGGCCGCGTCGCGGCGCTGCGCGGCGCCCTTGCGTCACAGGGCCTCGCCGGCTTCGTCATCCCACGCGCCGACGAGCATCAGGGCGAATATGTCCCGGGCCATATGGCCCGCCTCGCCTGGCTGACGGGCTTCACCGGCTCGGCCGGCAGTGCCGTGGTGCTGGCCGACAAGGCCGCGCTGATCGTCGACGGCCGCTATACCATCCAGTCGGCCGCGCAGACCGACACGAAGATCGTCACCCCCGTCCGCATGGAAGAGACGCCGCTGGAGCGCTGGATCGAGCAGAACCTGCCGGCCGGCGGCAAGCTGGGCTACGATCCCTGGCTCCACACGGTCGATGGTGTCGCGAAGCTTGAGAAGGCGGCGGCCGCAGCCGGCGGCAGCCTCGTCGCGGTCTCCGCCAATCCCGTCGACGCGCTCTGGTCGGACCGCCCGGCCCCGCCCGCTGCGCCGGTGAAGGCACACCCGGCCGCCTATGCCGGCGAGGATACCGCCTCGAAACTCGACCGCATCCGCAAGGCGCTGGCCGAGGCCAAGGTCGACGCGCTCGTCGTCTCCGACCCGCATGCGCTGGCCTGGGTCTTCAACATCCGCGGCGGCGATGTCGAGCACACGCCGTTGCCGCTCGGCTACGCCATCGTCCCGCGCGAAGGCCGCCCGACCGTGTTCCTCGCGCCCGAGAAGATCACCAACGAAGCCGGCGACGCGATCGGCGCCGTCGGCGAGATCGCGCCACCGGCCCAGCTTGAAAACCAGCTGAAGACGCTCGGCGCTGCCAAGGCCAAGGTCCGGCTCGATGCCACCACCGCCGCCGCCGCGCTGGCGACGCTGATCCGCGACGCCGGCGGCACGCCCGATGCCGGCACCGACCCGATCGCGCTGATGAAGGCCCGAAAGAACGCGGCCGAGCTCGCCGGCACGCGCGCCGCCCATCTGCGCGACGGCGCGGCGATGACGAACTATCTGAGTTGGCTCGCAAGCGAGGCACCAAAGGGCAAGCTGACAGAGATCGACGCCGTCGCCGCTCTCGAAACCGAGCGGCTGAAGACCGGGCTGCTGAAGGACGTCTCCTTCACGACCATCGCCGGCGCCGGCCCCAACGCTGCACTGCCGCATTACCGGGTCAGCGAGGCGACCAATCGCCGGCTGGAGCCCGGCATCTTCCTGGTCGATTCAGGCGCCCAGTACGAGGACGGCACCACTGACATCACCCGCACCATCGTCATCGGTGAGCCCACCGCTGAGATGCGCGACCGCTATACTCGCGTGCTCAAGGGCCATGTCGCGATCTCCCGGCTGGTCTTCGTCAAGGGCACGTCAGGCGCACAGCTCGACGCCTTCGCGCGGCTGCCGCTCTGGCAGGGCGGTTTCGACTTCGACCACGGCACCGGCCATGGCGTCGGCAGCTATCTCTCGGTGCATGAGGGGCCGCAGCGGCTCTCCAAGCTCGGCACTACGCCGCTGGAGCCGGGCATGATCCTCTCCAACGAGCCCGGCTACTACAAGCAGGGCGAATACGGCATCCGTATCGAGAACCTGATCGTCGTCGAGGAGCGGCAGATCCCCGGTGCCGAGCGTACGATCTACGGCTTCGAGACCATCACCTGGTCTCCTTATGAGCGAGCGCTGATCGAGCCGTCGCTGCTCGATGCCGGCGAGATCGCCTGGATCGACGCCTATCACGCCACGGTCTGGGAGAAGCTCTCCCCGCTGGTCGAAGGCGAGGCGAAGGCTTGGCTGGAGAAGGCTTGCCGGCCGTTGTGA
- a CDS encoding helix-turn-helix transcriptional regulator has product MANILDNLPASIAGNRVLSTAEAAAFCRFSVAHWRRLSRSGRAPLPLRLSTRKLGWRARDLVAWIEQRATSSSGTPPGAR; this is encoded by the coding sequence ATGGCGAACATCCTCGACAATCTGCCCGCCTCGATCGCCGGCAATCGCGTCCTGAGCACCGCTGAGGCCGCCGCGTTCTGTCGCTTCAGCGTCGCACACTGGCGACGCCTCTCGCGGAGCGGGCGGGCGCCACTGCCGCTGCGGCTCTCCACGCGAAAGCTCGGGTGGCGCGCCAGGGACCTGGTCGCCTGGATCGAGCAGCGCGCGACCAGCTCCTCGGGCACGCCGCCAGGAGCAAGGTAA
- a CDS encoding AraC family transcriptional regulator yields MTASIDHLTEMLRGLRLDGVDYSRCQMAAPWGVVFPQSREACFHFISRGGCWLKTLAGEWVELRDGDAVLLPHGGGHILASSPEVVPSPPCDCRVRELYGNVFDVEGGGAGEHMLVFTGRMTFNVDIDHPLLRLMPDVMRIYDFAANEPGLPHLLEAMGREVAMDRVGAGGILARLADVVAATIIRNWVEFGCGTAKGWIAAARCPQIGKVLAAVHAHPETDWTVESLAGLMGASRSGFAERFAEVVGETPARYVAQVRMHQARQWLARDKLRIAVVAQRLGYESEASFSRAFKRITGSAPSQVRAAGGQQPTAMFAPSAEAAE; encoded by the coding sequence ATGACCGCTTCAATCGATCACCTGACCGAGATGCTGCGCGGCCTGAGGCTCGACGGCGTCGACTACAGCCGTTGCCAGATGGCCGCGCCCTGGGGCGTCGTCTTCCCGCAGAGCCGCGAGGCCTGCTTCCATTTCATCTCCCGCGGCGGTTGCTGGCTGAAGACGCTGGCCGGCGAATGGGTGGAGTTGCGCGATGGCGATGCCGTCCTGCTGCCACATGGCGGCGGCCATATCCTGGCGAGTTCCCCAGAGGTCGTGCCCTCCCCGCCCTGCGACTGCCGCGTGCGCGAGCTCTACGGCAATGTCTTCGATGTCGAGGGCGGCGGCGCGGGCGAGCACATGCTGGTCTTCACCGGGCGCATGACCTTCAATGTCGATATCGATCATCCGCTGCTGCGCCTGATGCCGGATGTGATGCGGATCTATGATTTCGCCGCCAACGAGCCGGGCCTTCCGCATCTGCTGGAGGCGATGGGCCGCGAGGTCGCGATGGACCGCGTCGGCGCTGGCGGCATCCTCGCCCGCCTTGCCGATGTCGTCGCCGCAACGATCATCCGGAATTGGGTCGAGTTCGGATGCGGCACTGCCAAGGGCTGGATCGCAGCGGCGCGCTGCCCGCAGATCGGGAAGGTGCTCGCTGCCGTCCACGCCCATCCGGAAACCGACTGGACGGTCGAAAGCCTGGCCGGGTTGATGGGCGCCTCGCGCTCCGGCTTCGCCGAACGCTTTGCCGAGGTCGTCGGCGAGACGCCGGCACGCTATGTCGCGCAGGTCAGGATGCACCAGGCCCGGCAATGGCTCGCCCGCGACAAGCTGCGCATCGCGGTGGTGGCGCAACGCCTCGGCTACGAATCCGAAGCCTCGTTCAGCCGCGCCTTCAAGCGCATCACCGGCTCGGCGCCGAGCCAGGTGCGGGCGGCAGGCGGGCAGCAGCCAACAGCGATGTTCGCGCCGTCTGCGGAGGCGGCGGAGTAG
- the ligA gene encoding NAD-dependent DNA ligase LigA has translation MSDADDTALSETPVAELTPRKAKVEHKRLAAEVQAANDAYFQDDQPIIDDAAYDAKRQRLVALEEAFPELKDAAGVSGKVGAKPSGKFAKIRHRVPMLSLDNAFSDEAVAEFVGRVYRFLGRKEEEGIAFTAEPKIDGLSLSLRYEKGELVSAATRGDGEEGEDVTVNARTISEIPHRLEGGDIPEIAEVRGEVYLGHADFAGINERQREKRLPEFANPRNAAAGSLRQLDATITAARPLRYFAYAWGEMPVLPAPTQMGVVEIFRRWGFRTNPLMKRCESVAELLERYRLIESQRATLGYDIDGVVYKVDDLALQARLGFVSRAPRWAIAHKFPAELATTILEAIDIQVGRTGALSPVARLKPVTVGGVVVTNATLHNEDYIRGFDSKGLPIRDGTDIRIGDTVTVKRAGDVIPRVEAVDLAKRPADSKPYEFPTLCPACGSHATRELNPRTGKEDAVRRCTGGLICPAQSVERLKHFVSRDAMDIDGLGDKQIEFFHSDPELPVREPADIFTLAERDAANFKKLKDKDGFGAVSARKLFDAIEDRRTPPLNRFIFGLGIRHIGETTARLLARHYGSFEALRAASIAAADEASPERQELNAIDSVGPTVVEALIEFFGEPHNEELLDRLLAQVSPQPLEAVASASPVAGKTVVFTGALERMTRDEAKAMAERLGAKVAGSVSSKTDLLVAGPGAGSKLKDAAKHGVEVIDEAGWFDLVGG, from the coding sequence ATGAGCGACGCCGACGACACCGCCCTCTCCGAAACCCCGGTTGCCGAGCTGACGCCGCGCAAGGCGAAGGTCGAGCACAAGCGGCTTGCCGCCGAGGTGCAGGCGGCGAACGACGCCTATTTCCAGGACGATCAGCCGATCATCGACGACGCGGCCTATGACGCGAAGCGTCAGCGGCTCGTCGCGCTCGAAGAGGCCTTTCCCGAGCTGAAGGACGCCGCCGGCGTCAGCGGCAAGGTCGGCGCCAAGCCTTCGGGCAAGTTCGCCAAAATCCGCCATCGCGTGCCGATGCTCTCGCTCGACAACGCCTTCTCCGATGAGGCGGTGGCCGAATTCGTCGGCCGTGTCTATCGCTTCCTCGGGCGCAAGGAGGAGGAGGGCATCGCCTTTACCGCCGAGCCGAAGATCGACGGGCTGTCGCTTTCGCTGCGCTACGAGAAGGGCGAACTCGTCTCTGCCGCGACGCGCGGCGACGGCGAGGAGGGTGAGGACGTCACGGTCAACGCCCGGACCATCTCGGAGATTCCGCACCGGCTGGAGGGCGGAGACATTCCGGAGATCGCCGAGGTGCGCGGCGAGGTCTATCTCGGCCATGCCGATTTCGCTGGGATCAACGAGCGCCAGCGCGAGAAGAGGTTGCCGGAATTCGCCAATCCGCGCAACGCCGCGGCGGGCTCGCTGCGCCAGCTCGACGCGACGATCACGGCTGCCCGGCCCCTGCGCTACTTCGCCTATGCCTGGGGCGAGATGCCGGTGTTGCCGGCGCCGACCCAGATGGGCGTGGTCGAAATCTTTCGGCGATGGGGCTTCCGCACCAATCCGCTGATGAAGCGCTGCGAGAGCGTGGCGGAGCTGCTGGAGCGTTACCGGCTGATCGAGAGCCAGCGCGCAACGCTCGGCTACGATATCGACGGCGTGGTCTACAAGGTCGACGATCTCGCGTTGCAGGCCAGGCTCGGCTTCGTCTCGCGGGCGCCGCGCTGGGCGATCGCGCACAAATTCCCGGCCGAACTCGCGACCACCATCCTGGAGGCGATCGATATCCAGGTCGGGCGCACCGGCGCATTGTCGCCGGTGGCGCGGTTGAAGCCGGTGACGGTCGGCGGCGTCGTCGTGACCAATGCGACGCTGCACAACGAGGATTATATCCGCGGCTTCGATTCCAAGGGGCTGCCGATCCGCGACGGCACCGACATCCGCATCGGCGACACGGTGACGGTGAAGCGTGCGGGCGACGTCATCCCGCGCGTCGAGGCCGTCGATCTCGCCAAGCGTCCGGCGGATTCGAAGCCATATGAGTTCCCGACGCTCTGCCCGGCCTGCGGCAGCCATGCGACGCGCGAACTCAACCCCCGCACCGGAAAAGAGGATGCCGTGCGCCGCTGCACCGGCGGGCTGATCTGCCCGGCGCAATCGGTCGAGCGTCTCAAGCATTTCGTCTCGCGCGATGCGATGGATATCGACGGGCTCGGCGACAAGCAGATCGAGTTCTTCCATTCCGATCCGGAGCTGCCTGTGAGGGAGCCGGCCGATATCTTCACGCTGGCCGAGCGCGACGCCGCCAACTTCAAGAAGCTCAAGGACAAGGATGGCTTCGGCGCGGTCAGCGCCAGGAAGCTCTTCGACGCGATCGAGGACCGGCGCACCCCACCGCTCAACCGCTTCATCTTCGGGCTGGGCATCCGCCATATCGGCGAGACGACGGCGCGACTTCTGGCGCGGCATTATGGCTCGTTCGAGGCGCTGCGGGCGGCCAGCATCGCGGCGGCGGACGAGGCCTCGCCCGAGCGACAGGAACTCAACGCCATCGACAGCGTCGGGCCGACCGTGGTCGAGGCGTTGATCGAGTTCTTCGGCGAACCGCATAACGAGGAGCTGCTCGACCGTCTGCTGGCGCAGGTGTCGCCGCAGCCGCTGGAGGCGGTGGCCTCCGCGAGCCCGGTCGCCGGCAAGACCGTGGTCTTCACCGGTGCGTTGGAGCGGATGACGCGCGACGAAGCCAAGGCGATGGCCGAGCGGCTGGGCGCCAAGGTGGCGGGCTCGGTCTCGTCGAAGACCGACCTGCTCGTCGCCGGGCCGGGCGCCGGCTCGAAGCTCAAGGATGCCGCCAAGCACGGCGTCGAGGTGATCGACGAGGCCGGCTGGTTCGATCTGGTGGGTGGGTGA
- a CDS encoding AraC family transcriptional regulator: protein MEAITQGETLCLEPLVAGERAKLFPAERFDGLDCLAATFRRHAYAPHRHESYVIGTIEAGCETFRVRGERHYARPNQITFVNPLETHDGEPYGPGYSYRMTYPEIGLIREVAASLSGRDVSGTPFFRQPLVEDAEGAALFAAAHRAIEDGEDLLGGEEMLLRFYARCLARHADLAVRSVGAEGGPVAKARELFEARYDEDLSLADLARLTGLPRHHLIRAFRRETGLTPHAYLVDVRVRRARERLRRGDMPGDVAAATGFCDQPHLTRAFKARFGVTPGAFRAAHAG from the coding sequence ATGGAAGCGATCACACAGGGCGAGACATTGTGCCTCGAACCGCTCGTCGCCGGCGAGCGGGCGAAGCTGTTTCCGGCCGAGCGCTTCGACGGGCTGGATTGCCTCGCCGCGACCTTCCGCCGGCATGCCTATGCCCCGCACCGCCATGAAAGCTATGTGATCGGCACGATCGAGGCCGGTTGCGAGACGTTTCGGGTGCGTGGCGAGCGGCACTATGCCCGCCCCAACCAGATCACCTTCGTCAATCCGCTCGAGACCCATGACGGCGAGCCTTATGGGCCGGGCTACAGCTACCGCATGACCTATCCCGAGATCGGGCTCATCCGCGAGGTCGCGGCCTCCCTCAGCGGCCGGGACGTGTCGGGCACACCGTTCTTTCGGCAGCCGCTGGTCGAGGATGCCGAGGGCGCCGCGCTCTTTGCTGCCGCGCATCGTGCGATCGAGGATGGCGAGGATCTGCTGGGGGGCGAGGAGATGCTGCTACGCTTCTATGCGCGCTGCCTGGCTCGCCATGCCGATCTTGCGGTTCGCTCCGTTGGAGCGGAGGGCGGGCCCGTCGCCAAGGCGCGCGAATTGTTCGAGGCGCGCTATGACGAGGATCTGTCGCTCGCCGATCTCGCGCGATTGACCGGCCTGCCGCGCCACCATCTGATCCGCGCCTTCCGGCGGGAAACCGGACTGACGCCGCATGCCTATCTCGTCGATGTCCGCGTCCGGCGTGCCCGCGAGCGGCTGCGGCGCGGCGACATGCCGGGCGATGTCGCGGCGGCGACCGGCTTCTGCGACCAGCCGCATCTGACCCGCGCCTTCAAGGCCCGCTTCGGCGTGACCCCCGGCGCCTTCCGTGCGGCGCATGCCGGCTGA